The DNA region AATCCGGCCACGGTCAGCGGGAAGAGGTACCAGTTGTTGGGGGCGGGCGTGTGCCGCAGCGCGCCGCGCAGCCACTGCTCGACGCGGTCCTGGTCGGCAGCGGGGAGGGTGTCCCAGGTCCAGGGCGTGGTCAGCCGCAGGGCGAGCGCCACGGAGGCGGACTCCACCATGGGCTGGCCCTGGATGCCGTGGTGGCCTATCTCCGGCCAGGACTCGGCGTCGTCGCGGCCGGGCGTGCGGGTGCCGCGCGCGACGCCGGCTGTGTAGCGCTCCAGGAATCCGTGCGGGTCCTTGCCGGAGGCCCCGGCGGTGCGGAACGCGGCGAGCAGGAACGTACGGGCGAACCCTTCGAGACCGTCGGAGCGCACGCCCGACTGGGAGGGCGGGCCGGGCAGGTCGATCAGGGCGTGGCCGGGGGTGGCGTAGCGGAGGGCGGCGGTCAGCAGCCGGTCGCCGGTGGCTTCCCAGTGGGCGCGGGTGTAGCCGGTGTACGGGCTGAGAGTGCGGTCTTCCTCGGGGGCCGTGGGCAGCGGGTGTTCAGGCATGGGAGGGGCCATGTCTCCTGTTCGTTCCGTCGGTTTCCGAAGGCGGCTGCGATGGACGGGTGGGGTCAGGCGAGGCGGGCCAGGTGTTCGGGCCGGACGGGGTGGGCGAAGGGCCGTCCGAGGGCGTACGACTCGATCTCGGCGAGGGCCAGGTCGGCGAGGCGGCGCAGTTCTCCGCCCTTCGAGCCGGCGATGTGCGGTGTGATGAGGACGTTCGGGCAGTCCCACAGCGGTGAGTCGGCGGGCAGTACCTCCGGCTCGGTGACGTCGAGGACCGCGTGGAGCCGCCCGGACACCAGTTCGCCGGTGAGAGCGGTCTGGTCGATGACCGCGCCGCGCGCGGTGTTGATCAGCGTGGTGCCCGTACGGAGCCGGCCCAGCAGCTCGCGGCCGACCAGGCCGCGGGTCTCGGGCAGCAGCGGTGTGTGGACGCTGAGGACGTCGCTGACCGCGAACAGATCGGGCAGGGAGACCGGCTCCGCCCCGAGATCGCGTGCCTCGGTGTCCGTGACGAAGGGGTCGTGGAGCAGCACGTTCAGGTCGTGCGGGCGGAGCAGGTCGATGACGCGGCGTCCGATGATCGAGGCGCTGAGGATGCCCACGGTCCTGCGGTAGTTGCCCGCGTCGGGGTGGCGTGCGTTCCAGTCGATGCGCCGGCGCTCGGTGCGGTAGGTCCGGGCGGTGTCGAGGACGCGTTTGTTGGCGAGCAGGATCATGGCGAGGGTGTACTCGGCGACCGGCACGGCGTTGGCCGCGGCGGCGGAGGACACGGTGAGGCCGCGCTCCCAGCAGGCGGCGGTGATGTGGTGGCGTACGGTCCCGGCGGTATGCACGACGGCGCGCAGCCGGGGCGCGGCGTCGAGTACCGCCGCGTCGATGGGCGGGCAGCCCCAGCCGGTGACGAGCAGGTCGGCGTCCGCGAGCGCGTGGTGGGCGGCGGGGGTGGTGAGATCGTCCAGGACGAGCCGCGGGTCGATGTCGGTGAGGGCGGCCAGCCGGGCCCGTACATCCGGGTCGAGGACCTGCTCGGCGGTCCGCTGTGCCATGGCGAGCACGGCACGCGGGCGTGGACGGGGCCGGAGGCCGGGATGGGTCACTTGACGCTCCTACGGGTCAACTGGGGCTCCTTGCACATCACTTGACGCTTCCGGCGGTCAGGCCGGACTTCCAGTAGCGCTGCAGCGTGACGAACGCGACGATCAGCGGCACGACGGCGAGCAGCGAGCCGATGACGACGAGCGGGTAGTACTCGGGCGAGACGGTGGCGGAGCTGTTCCAGGTGTAGAGCCCGAGGCTCAGCGGATACAGGTGCTGGTCGGAGAGCATCACCATCGGCAGGAAGAAGTTGTTCCAGATGGCGGTGAGCTGGAACAGGAAGACGGTGACGAATCCGGGGCCGAGCATGCGCAGACTGACGCGTATGTACGTCTGCAGTTCGCCCGCGCCGTCCACGCGGGACGCCTCCAGCACCTCGTTGGGTACGTAGCCGCTGCTGAGCAGGCGGGCGAGGTAGACGCCGAAGGGGTTGAACAGGACGGGGATGAAGACCGCCCAGAAGGTGTTGACCAGGCCGATCTCGGAGGCCACCAGATAGAGCGGGAGGGCGAGCACGGTCTGCGGGACCATGACGCCGGTGAGGACGAGCCCGAACAGCTTCTCTTTGTGCCGGAACTCGTACTTGTCGAAGGCGTATCCGGCGGAGACGCTGATGAGGGAGCCGACCAGGGCGCCGCCGACCGCGTACAGCAGGCTGTTGAGGTACCACTCGCCGTAGAGTCCGCCGTCCATGGCGAAGAGGTCGGAGAGGTTGCGCGAGAGGGAGAAGTCGCCGAGGGAGAAGATGTCCGAGCCGAAGAGGGCGTCGGCGTTCTTGGTGGACGCGAACAGCAGCCACAGGGCGGGCATCATCGTGTAGAGGGCGGCGATCAGCACGACGGCGTTGGCGACGCCGCGGCTGGTGAGTCCGGATCTGCCGAAGGGGCGGCCGAGTGGCTTGGCGGTCGGCCCGGCGGACGGGGCCGTGGGGG from Streptomyces sp. NBC_00258 includes:
- a CDS encoding hydroxyacid dehydrogenase, whose translation is MAQRTAEQVLDPDVRARLAALTDIDPRLVLDDLTTPAAHHALADADLLVTGWGCPPIDAAVLDAAPRLRAVVHTAGTVRHHITAACWERGLTVSSAAAANAVPVAEYTLAMILLANKRVLDTARTYRTERRRIDWNARHPDAGNYRRTVGILSASIIGRRVIDLLRPHDLNVLLHDPFVTDTEARDLGAEPVSLPDLFAVSDVLSVHTPLLPETRGLVGRELLGRLRTGTTLINTARGAVIDQTALTGELVSGRLHAVLDVTEPEVLPADSPLWDCPNVLITPHIAGSKGGELRRLADLALAEIESYALGRPFAHPVRPEHLARLA
- a CDS encoding carbohydrate ABC transporter permease, producing the protein MTTTTPVTPTAPSAGPTAKPLGRPFGRSGLTSRGVANAVVLIAALYTMMPALWLLFASTKNADALFGSDIFSLGDFSLSRNLSDLFAMDGGLYGEWYLNSLLYAVGGALVGSLISVSAGYAFDKYEFRHKEKLFGLVLTGVMVPQTVLALPLYLVASEIGLVNTFWAVFIPVLFNPFGVYLARLLSSGYVPNEVLEASRVDGAGELQTYIRVSLRMLGPGFVTVFLFQLTAIWNNFFLPMVMLSDQHLYPLSLGLYTWNSSATVSPEYYPLVVIGSLLAVVPLIVAFVTLQRYWKSGLTAGSVK